One genomic window of Arachis stenosperma cultivar V10309 chromosome 10, arast.V10309.gnm1.PFL2, whole genome shotgun sequence includes the following:
- the LOC130957482 gene encoding uncharacterized protein LOC130957482 encodes MEGILDENPSSQDDSGPHHPTPEQQEVMNQARMASTIHRTNEHIVTDPQHPEKARDKATQIIQDLCLRVQELEGKLTDKGKYANQHGSQATSRPRSYRGRSPTRQHNRRDDRSTSRNYRHEKSPERRHSKKHHRSASHDLNRQHDSDEDPRRRHTKRTRNDHVIMGATPFMERILRAKLPRGFDKPTDMKYDGTKDPQEHLTAFEARMNLEGASDAVRCRAFPVTLAGPAIKWFNALPNGSITSFHDVTRKFMAQFTTRITKAKHPISLLGVTQKQEESTRKYLDRFNDECLTVDGLTDSVASLCLTNGLMNEDFRKHLTTKPVWTMHEIQNVAKDYINDEEVSQVVAANKRQHVATQHSNPTPHHNPPPKENQRDPIKPTHRPPRIGKFSNYTPLTAPITEIYHQIADRGVIPKARPLKERTGGNKALYCDYHRGYGHKTQDCFDLKDAIEQAIRDGKLPEFAKFIREPRRANIDKSPEREGRNPRTQKPPPRENPEEDPSIIVNVITGKDVPNKSKLSMKKDLKIMAVRHHDPVTIADSTITFLPEDCQHGTLAEDAPFVISARIGTGLVRRILVDTGADSNILFRGAFDKLGLRNDNLQTHRHGVTGLGDNFLKPDGSVTLPITIGTNNQRKTILSEFVVLKDSTAYNVILGRKMINDFSAVIFTKYLLMKFRADDGTIGTIHGDREVAAECDNNSLALRKKSQDAAGIFLADLDARLDGQPRPEPEGDMEKLQIGPTKEEYTFINRNLPYDLKEELSQLLKQNRDLFAFTPADMPGISPDLMSHHLAVDPLAKPVAQRRRKMSPDRAAEVRKQVKALLEANFIRELPYTTWLSNVVLVRKSNGKWRMCVDYTDLNKACPKDAFPLPNIDGLVDAASGHRYLSFMDAYSGYNQIPMHRPDEEKTAFITPDGTYCYRVMPFGLKNAGATYQRLVNKIFRNLSGNKIEVYIDDMLAKTESGEQLTDDHKVIMNTLREHQMRLNPTKCAFGMEAGKFLGFMITQRGVEANPEKCRAVLEMTSPKNLKEIQKLTGRLTALSRFLGASAQKAIPFFKLMKKGTPFKWETECEEAFQHFKRVLAEPPILAKPQTGETLYLYLSITEETIAAALVRENEKKEQKPIYFISKVLQDTEARYSRLEKLAFALLSTSRRLRQYFQAHPITVRTDQTVKQVLQKPDLAGRILAWSIELSQFQVRFEPRNTIKAQALTDFIAEMTPIKPTPEPWKLHVDGSSNSTHGGAGIILENWCTKL; translated from the coding sequence ATGGAGGGTATCTTGGACGAAAATCCATCAAGCCAAGACGACTCCGGACCACATCATCCCACCCCGGAACAACAGGAGGTCATGAACCAAGCCCGAATGGCCAGCACCATCCACCGAACAAACGAGCACATAGTCACAGACCCACAACATCCCGAGAAAGCAAGGGACAAAGCGACACAGATCATTCAAGATCTCTGCCTCCGAGTCCAGGAGCTTGAAGGTAAACTCACCGACAAAGGAAAATACGCCAACCAACACGGAAGCCAGGCAACGTCCAGGCCACGATCCTATCGTGGAAGGTCGCCAACACGGCAACATAATAGAAGAGATGATCGTAGCACCTCACGCAACTACCGGCACGAGAAGTCGCCAGAACGGCGACACAGCAAAAAACACCATCGCAGCGCATCCCACGATCTGAACCGTCAGCACGATTCAGACGAAGACCCGAGACGTCGGCACACAAAGCGCACGAGAAACGACCACGTCATAATGGGAGCCACGCCCTTCATGGAGAGAATCTTAAGAGCAAAGCTCCCCAGAGGCTTCGACAAACCCACCGATATGAAGTACGACGGAACTAAAGACCCTCAAGAGCACCTAACGGCTTTCGAGGCCAGAATGAACTTAGAAGGAGCATCCGACGCAGTCCGATGCAGAGCCTTCCCGGTGACCCTTGCCGGACCGGCGATCAAATGGTTCAACGCCCTCCCGAACGGATCTATAACCAGCTTCCACGACGTCACAAGAAAATTCATGGCCCAATTCACGACCCGAATCACCAAGGCCAAACACCCCATCAGCTTGCTAGGAGTCACACAGAAACAAGAAGAATCTACAAGAAAATACCTCGACCGCTTCAACGACGAATGCCTGACGGTCGACGGACTCACGGACTCCGTTGCCAGCCTCTGCCTAACCAACGGACTCATGAATGAAGACTTTCGCAAACATCTCACCACTAAACCAGTATGGACCATGCACGAAATCCAGAACGTCGCCAAAGATTACATCAACGACGAGGAGGTCAGCCAGGTCGTCGCTGCCAACAAACGGCAGCACGTCGCTACCCAACACAGCAACCCGACTCCCCATCATAACCCACCACCCAAAGAAAACCAACGAGACCCCATCAAGCCAACCCACCGACCACCAAGAATAGGAAAATTCTCCAATTACACCCCCCTAACAGCACCGATTACTGAGATATACCACCAAATAGCAGATCGAGGCGTCATCCCCAAAGCCCGACCACTCAAGGAAAGAACAGGAGGGAACAAAGCCCTCTACTGCGACTACCACCGAGGTTACGGCCACAAAACACAAGATTGTTTTGACCTTAAAGACGCTATCGAACAGGCCATACGAGACGGCAAACTCCCGGAGTTCGCCAAATTCATCAGAGAGCCAAGGCGCGCCAACATCGACAAGTCACCAGAAAGAGAAGGGCGCAACCCAAGAACCCAAAAGCCGCCCCCCAGGGAAAACCCCGAAGAGGATCCGAGCATCATAGTGAACGTCATCACGGGCAAGGACGTACCAAACAAGTCAAAGCTATCAATGAAAAAGGACCTCAAGATAATGGCCGTCAGGCACCACGACCCAGTCACCATAGCCGACAGCACGATAACTTTCTTACCAGAAGACTGCCAACACGGCACGTTGGCCGAAGACGCCCCCTTCGTCATATCAGCTCGAATCGGAACAGGGCTAGTAAGAAGAATACTGGTAGACACTGGCGCCGACTCTAACATCCTCTTCCGAGGAGCTTTCGACAAACTCGGGCTCCGCAACGACAACCTCCAAACACACCGTCACGGCGTCACGGGCCTCGGAGACAACTTCCTCAAACCAGACGGGTCGGTCACCCTTCCCATCACCATAGGAACAAACAATCAGAGAAAGACGATCTTGTCCGAATTCGTAGTCCTAAAAGACTCCACAGCCTATAACGTCATTCTCGGGAGAAAAATGATCAACGACTTCTCCGCAGTCATCTTCACCAAATACCTCCTCATGAAGTTCAGGGCCGACGACGGCACCATCGGAACCATTCACGGAGACCGGGAAGTCGCGGCCGAATGCGACAACAACAGCTTAGCCCTAAGAAAGAAATCCCAGGACGCAGCCGGAATATTCCTTGCCGACCTAGACGCACGACTAGACGGCCAACCTAGACCGGAACCAGAAGGAGACATGGAAAAGCTACAGATAGGGCCGACCAAAGAAGAATACACTTTCATCAACAGAAACCTCCCATACGACCTCAAAGAAGAACTCTCCCAACTTCTAAAACAAAACAGAGACTTGTTCGCATTTACACCAGCCGATATGCCGGGAATAAGCCCCGACCTTATGTCTCACCATCTGGCAGTGGACCCCCTAGCCAAACCAGTGGCACAAAGAAGACGGAAAATGTCACCAGACCGAGCCGCCGAGGTCCGAAAACAGGTGAAAGCCCTACTCGAAGCCAACTTCATCCGAGAACTCCCTTATACGACATGGCTGTCCAACGTCGTACTAGTAAGAAAATCTAACGGGAAATGgcgaatgtgcgtcgactacacagatctcaacaaagcatgcccaaAGGACGCCTTCCCCTTACCGAACATCGACGGACTAGTGGATGCGGCGTCCGGCCACCGATACCTcagcttcatggacgcatattccGGCTACAACCAGATCCCGATGCACCGACCAGACGAAGAAAAAACAGCATTCATCACCCCGGACGGAACCTACTGCTATAGAGTAATGCCCTTCGGCTTAAAAAACGCAGGAGCCACCTACCAGCGACTCGTTAACAAGATATTTCGCAACCTATCCGGAAACAAAATAGAAGTCTACATTGATGATATGCTCGCCAAAACGGAATCCGGGGAGCAACTAACCGACGACCACAAGGTAATAATGAACACCCTACGAGAACACCAAATGCGACTCAACCCAACAAAATGTGCCTTCGGAATGGAAGCAGGAAAATTCCTCGGCTTCATGATCACGCAACGCGGAGTTGAGGCCAACCCAGAAAAATGCCGTGCCGTCCTTGAGATGACAAGTCCCAAAAACCTCAAAGAAATCCAAAAACTCACCGGCCGACTAACCGCACTATCCCGGTTCCTCGGGGCATCGGCCCAGAAGGCAATTCCTTTTTTTAAACTTATGAAAAAAGGAACCCCCTTCAAATGGGAGACAGAATGCGAAGAAGCCTTCCAACACTTCAAAAGGGTCCTAGCGGAGCCTCCGATCCTCGCGAAACCCCAAACAGGGGAAACACTATACCTGTACCTCTCCATAACGGAAGAAACAATCGCCGCAGCACTCGTCCGGGAAAACgagaaaaaagaacaaaaaccCATATACTTCATAAGCAAGGTCCTACAGGATACGGAAGCTCGTTATTCACGCCTGGAAAAGCTAGCTTTCGCACTCCTCTCGACTTCCCGACGGCTACGACAATACTTCCAAGCTCACCCCATAACGGTCCGAACCGACCAAACGGTCAAACAGGTATTACAAAAACCCGACCTAGCAGGAAGGATACTAGCATGGTCCATCGAGTTATCCCAATTCCAGGTCAGGTTCGAACCCCGAAACACCATCAAAGCGCAGGCCTTGACCGATTTCATCGCCGAGATGACTCCGATCAAACCCACACCCGAACCATGGAAACTACACGTCGACGGCTCATCAAACTCCACTCACGGAGGCGCCGGAATCATACTCGaaaactggtgcacgaaattgtga